In Desmospora profundinema, the sequence AGATCGAATCACGAATCGGTTTTTTCGGAGTCCCACACCTCTATAAATTCGTATCCAATCAACGTACTTGACGTTACCCTTTCTTTGAACTTATCTGATACAAACACTCTCGAAAAAACTCTATCATCTAGATAAACTTTGAAAATATGCTCACCAGTCAACTTTTCCTGTAAAAAGGAATACTTCTTAAAACTAACTCGAAGACCCGAAGCAAGTTCTTTCACTATAGCATTCTCATAATCGACAGCGTCTACTGCATTTAACACATGAATTGCAAAGTATTTATGTTCGGGATGACTTAAAGGTAATACCTCGACTTTATCTTTAATTAAGTCATGGGTAACATTTAACGCCTTTTCGGAGAAAACAGGAACATGAATATCTCCCCAGAATTTTGGGAAATCATTCTTTTCCCCTTCTTCTACAGTGTATACTTGTACCTCTCCCCATTCATTTACTACCGGCCTTATTTCGTGTAGCTTACTAATGTATACCTCAAAATCGCTATTAAAATTAACAAGCTGGAGATCTTCAAACTTCTGGTCCAAATTACTTTTTAGCTGCCATACTTTCACAAGAAATCAACCCCTTAGAAACCAAATCAGTTTAATCGTAAAGTGCCATTTAACAATTCTTTTCTAATTTGATTCAGTTCATTAACTATATCTTTACGTGTACCACCAGCATCTTTTACATCTTTTAATCGTTCTACCACAATCTCGATATACTCCTTTCCATGATTTCCTTTATGCAACGCTTCATCCCCTACATATTTACTTCCCTTGTATGGTAGAAATACTCCATTTACTGCCGATTCAGTTTCTATTCCATATTCTCTTAGAATCCTTTGAGCCTGATCTGCTCTAGGGTCATCCCAGGGAACAATATGATGAGCTGCATTGGGATAAGGAGGAGGCTCTACACCAGCAGATTTTAGTTCAGCACGTAATATCTTAGAACGCCCCTTCTCCCAATACGAGTCAGGATATTCCCCTCTTACTGTTGTACGATTACTAACTCTAGAGGCATATCCATCAGCTGATGTTACTTTTGCACCGTCTCGGGTTCTTGTACTGGTTTCACCACCCCCTTGCGTCTTCCGATACCCATCTGCCGCATCATCAACGTAATGATAAATAAACCGCCCAACCGGACCATCGGCAGCAACGACTACTCGATTCTCCAGTTGAGGGATGAGCGATTTTAACTTGTGGCCGTGATCCGTAATTATCCCGCCGCCAAAGCCGAGCAGTCCGCCTAATAGACCCGCAAGCAGGGCATTCTTCCAATTCACTTTTCCTTCTTTTAAGAAATCAAAGGTGGCTGTTTCTCCTACACCGGCAGCGCCACCTGACCCCAACCATGGAAACCAGCGACCCATCCAGGTAGAAGTCATCGCCATTCTTCCAAGCAGACGGGCGGTTCCCACAAAGGCACCCAGGCCAACCACTCCTGCTATCCCACCATAAACCGCATCTATCGCGATCTCGGTAGCAGTCCCACCACTCAACCAACCAGCTACCCCACCCACAGCCATGCCGACCAGCATGGACCAGCCGATGACGGGCACGGTAAAGATGAACACCATGGATATAATGGCGAGTATGGCTGCCGCTAACAGACTAAAGATGCTGAATCCAGAAATGCTGGTACATTCGACTTCTGTTGATTGACTTGATTGCAAAGTAAGGGTATAAGGCAAAGCAAATACTTGAACAGTTAAAAAATCGGTTTTTTGATGGTTAGACAAACTCGGCGGTTTGATTGGATCTGGGGGCTTTATCGGATTAGGCGGTTTAATCGGATCGGGTGGTTTGATTGGATCTGGAGGCTTAATTGGATCCGGCGGTTTTATCGGGTCTGGAGGCTTAATTGGATCCGGTGGCTTTATCGGGTCTGGAGGTCTAATTGGATCCGGTGGATCGATAATAGGTGAACCATCATAGCAATCCGCAGCATTGGAAAACGAGCATCCGCTTAAGAATAGGATCATGGTTAATGTAACGACTACCAAACGTTTAAAACTCACACTCATCCTCCTTTTTCTCAATAATTGTCAATCCCGATTTTATCGAACTATGCAAAGGATGGGAATAGTATCTAGGTTGTATATCTGTGATCTAAAAATAAAAAACCTGGTTCTCCACCAGGCAGCATCTGATCACACAAAAAACGTCGCTTTGCCAAAGGGACAAACCTTCGACAAAACGACGTTTTTCATAACTCGTATCGCTCATACCCAACAGCGGAATTTCACGCCTTCAACGTCTCCCGGCTCCCGGGTTTGACCGCCGGGGTTCCCCTGGCGGTACCGAAAAAAGCACCCATAAGAGCACCAAGTAAACCAAATTCTTTTTATTCATTCCAAAAATCATCAATAAACAGTTGATCTAAGAAACCTTGGGAAGTTTGACTCAAATACAAAGCTTCTTTTATGCCGTTACCTTTAAATATATCTGAAATATCATAGTCCCTCGGCCTTATAAAGACACCCGAAGGCTCCTTACTGCCCCTTGGATAGAAAAAACAGTACTGATCTAACGTTGTGGTAAAAGCAAAAGGAACAACTACTCCTTTTGCTTTAAGTTCTTCATCTTCCTTAAAAAAAGAATCTGTTTCTGATACCATATCTTCTAGGGAATAAAATTCATCTACATCGTATTGATCATCTAAATTTTCTTGTTCATCGTTAACGTCAATGTCAATTACTACATGATTGCTTTTTGGATCTTCATATTGTTTAAACCATCGAACAAAATCTAGTGGAAGCCTTACTCCCAATTGATTTTCTAAATCTATAATTTCTTTATCAGAAAGTGGTTGAGCTCTTTTTACCCATTCCAATTTCTAGCCCCCCTATTCCCTTACTCTTTGTTTACCCCAATATGTGTGACCACCTGTATGTTTAAAAGTATGGTTTACAACATACGGGACTAGAATCATTTTACCCGTTTCCTTATCATGGTGCCAAGTTAATTGTTCATATTTGTCTACTTTTACTCTTGGGCCTATTGAACCCAAATTTTTCTCAATAGCAGTTATTTGTGAATCGGTAAATCCAAATTCTTCTCTCCAGTTAGGATACTTTTCTTTAAGTAACTGTGTAGCGTATCTAGTTTGGTCCTTAGACCGACCAACCAAAGCATCCGCTGGAAGAGTAATTTCTAATACATTCCCACTACCACCTCTAACAGCATAAGGGGTAAAAAGTCAGGAATAGCATCTGCATTATATCTAACAGTATAAGTAACACTATTTATTTCTTGAGTTTCAACAGTATTTCTTTTATTACCATATCTAACATTAAATTTACGTCCATCACTTGTAGTAGCAACAAGCTTTCCCGTCGCTTCGTTCCATTCAGTGGTAAAAGAAAAATTAGGGTCCCCTGCTTTCAAACTAGGTGGTTTTTTAGCTTTAAATGCTGTTCCTGAACCACCACCTTGCGCCTTTCGATACCCCTCAGCCGCATCATCAAAGTGATGATAAATAAACCGACCAACCGGGCCATCTGCAGCAACGACTACTCGATTTTCAAGCTGAGGGATTAACGATTTTAACTTATGGCCATGATCCGTAATTATCCCGCCGCCAAAGCCGAGTAAGCCGCCTAATAGACCCGCAAGCAGAGCATTCTTCCAATTCACTTTGCCTTCCTTTAGAAAATCAAAGGTGGCTGTTTCTCCTATACCGGCTGCCCCACCTGAACCCAACCACGGAAACCAACGACCCATCCAGGTAGAAGTCATCGCCATTCTTCCAAGCAGACGGGCGGTTCCAACAAAGGCACCCAGTCCGACCGCTCCTGCTATCCCACCATAAACGGCATCCATCGCAATCTCTGTGGCGGTCCCGCCATTCAACCAACCGGCTATACCGCCTACAGCCATGCCGACCAGCATGGACCAACCGATGACGGGCACGGTAAAGATGAACACCATGGATATAATGGCGAGTATGGTTGCCGCCAACAGACTAAAGATGCTGAATCCAGAAATGCTGGTGCATTCGACTTCTGTAGATTCGGATTCTACAGTTGGAGTACCTTGGGCACTCATAGGAGAGATCAAGGCAAACATCATGCTGTCTAACGTTGAAGAAGGAGCCTGATATTTCTCTGGAGCTTGATACTTTTCTGGTGGCTGATACTTCTTTAGTGATTTGTAAGCCAATCAGAGCGGGATCGCCTTGAGTTAAAGTGAATTACACCAACAACGGCAGCAACAGAAAAAGCTCCATGCACAATCTTTCATGGTGAATACCCCTTTCACATAAAAAGACACCCATATAGGGTGTCAGTAACATATAAGAGACATCATGAACCGGATCTTTCGGAGTCCCATACTTCTACAAAATCGTATCCTACCAACGAACTTGATGTTACCCTTTTTTTAAACTTATCTGATACAAAAACTCTAGAAAAAACACTTTCATCCAGATATACTTTAAAAATATGCTGATCAATTAACTTTTCCGGAAAAAAGGAATACTTCGTAAAGCTAACTCGAAGACCCGATTTCAGTTGTCTCACTATAGCATTATCATAGTTAATAGCATCCACGGCATTTAATACATGAATTGCAAAATACTTATGTTTGGGGTGATTCAAAGGTAATAACTCGACTTGATCTTCAATTAAGTCATTGACAATATATAATGCCTTTTCTGAGAAAACTGGGACATCGTCCCCTGAGCCCCAAAAATGAGGGAAATCGCTTTGATACCCCTCCGTCAAAGTATAGACCTCTACATTCCCCCATTTATCAGCTATTGGGATAGGTTCATTGATGTTATCGAAATATTTGTCATGATCATCATCGAAATTGACAAGTTGAAGATCTTCAAACCCCGCATCCAGTTGGCTTTGCAATAACCAAACTCTCATTAAATCAACCCTCCGTGGGTTATCAATTTAGTGATAAAGTACCGTTTAGCAATTCCTTTCTGATTTCATTTATTTCCTCAACTATATCTTCACGTGTACCACCTCTTCGTTTTACGCCCTGTAATCTCCTATTAACTTCCCTCATATAACTTACCCCATGATTTCCTACATGTAACGATTCATCCCCAACATACCTATTGGTTTTGTATGGCAGAAATACACCATTTACCGCTGATTCAGTCTCTATCCCATATTCTCTCAAAACCTTTTGAGCTGGTGCTGCTCTAGGGTCATTCCACGGAATAATGTGATGTGCTGCATTTGGGTAAGGTGGGGGTTCTACCCCAGCAGCTTTTAGTTCATCACGTAATATCTTAGAACGCCCTTTCTCCCAATACGAATCAGGATATTCCCCTATTACTTTTATGCGGTTACTGACTCTAGAGGCATATCCATCCGCTGATGTTACTTTTGCACCGTCTCGGGTGGTTGTACTGATTTCACCACCTTGCGTCTTCCGATACCCATCTGCCGCATCATCAAAGTGATGATAAATAAACCGCCCAACCGGACCATCGGCAGCAACGACTACTCGATTCTCCAGTTGAGGGAGGAGCGATTTTAACTTGTGGCCGTGATCCGTAATTATCCCGCCGCCAAAGCCGAGCAGGCCGCCTAATAGACCCGCAAGCAGGGCATTCTTCCAATTCACTTTGCCTTCTTTGAGGAAATCAAAGGTGGCTGTTTCTCCTACACCGGCAGCCCCACCTGACCCCAACCATGGAAACCAGCGACCCATCCAGGTAGAAGTTATCGCCATTCTTCCAAGCAGACGGGCGGTTCCAGCAAAAGCGCCCAGTCCTACCGCTCCTGCTATCCCACCATAAACGGCATCCATCGCAATCTCTGTGGCTGACCCACCACTCAACCAACCAGCTACCCCTCCAACAGCCATGCCGACCAGCATGGACCAGCCGATGACGGGCACGGTAAAGATGAACACCATGGATATAATAGCGAGTATGGCTGCCGCTAACAGACTAAAGATACTCAATCCAGAAATGCTGGTACAATCCACTTCCGTAGATTCAACCGTTTGAGTACCTTGGGCACTTACAGTGGATATTGAGGCAAACATCATGCCGTCTAACGTTGAAGAAGGAGCCTGATATTTCTCTGGAGCTTGATACTTCTCTGGTGGCTGATATTTTTCTGGAGCCTGGTACTTCTCAGGAGGTTGGTATTTCTCCGGAGGCTGGTAGGGCTCTGGGGCTTGGTACTTTTCCGGTGGTTGATATTTCTCCGGAGCTTGGTATGGCTTTGGAGGCTGGTAGGGTTTTGGAGCCTCATATGGAGCTGGCTCATAGCAATCCGCAGCATTGGAAAAAGAGCATCCACTTAAGAATAGGATCATGGCTAATGTAACGACTACCAAATGTTTAAAACTCACACCCATCCTCCTTTTTCTCAATAATTGTCAATCCCGATTTTATCGTACTATGCGAAGGATGGAAATAGTATCTAGGTTGTATATCTATGATCTAAAAATAAAAAGTCTGAATCTCCACCAGGTCGCACTGATAACAACAAAAAACGTCGTTTTGCCAAAGGGACAAACCTTCGACAAAACGACGTTTTATCATGGCTAGCATCGATCTTGGCATTTCGCATAGTTACATGTCATCCGTCGCCCAACAGTAGGACGAAACGTTACGCCTTCAACGTTTCCCGGCTCCCAGGTTTGATCACCGGGATTCCTTGGTCGCACAAGGGACACTCTTCCGGAGCGTAGCTTTGGATGGTATGGTTCATCAGTGCGCGAAAAGGGTGACGGAAGGCGGCTTTGCCGCCGCTGCGGTCTACGATGGCGCCGATCCCGACGATATCCGCTCCCATCGACTCCAATAGATCCACCACTTCTTTGACGGAACCGCCGGTGGTGACCACGTCTTCAATGGCCAGCACCTTTTCGCCCGGTTGGATCGAAAAGCCGCGGCGCAGGGTCATTTTTCCCTCTTTACGCTCGGCGAATAGACAGCGGACGCCTGCCGCCCGAGCCGTCTCATGGGCGATAATCACCCCGCCCAAGGCCGGTCCCACGACCACGTCCACATCCAGGTCCGCAAACAGCCGGGCCAGGGCTTGTCCGGCCCCTTCCGCTTCTGCCGGGTGTTGCAGCAGCTGGGCGCACTGCATATACTGGCCGCTGTGACGGCCGGAAGAGAGGAGAAAATGTCCTTCTTTCAGCACGCCGGTGCGCTGGATCGCCTCTTCCACTTTCCATGTTTGTTCCATAGGCTTACCCTTCCCTTCCCTGTTTATGACGCTGTTCCCGGATGAGTTGATAAACGGCGTAGGGATCCTCCGCCCGGGTGATGGAACGCCCCACCACCAGGTGATCCGCTCCCGATTGCCACGCTTGTTGCGGGGTCAACACCCGGCGCTGGTCGCCGGCATCGTCCCCTTTTAAGCGGATCCCCGGCACCATGGTCACCAGGTCGCCGGAAACCTCTGTTTTGATCCAACCGGCTTCTTCTCCGGAACAAACCACTCCATCCATGCCGGAGC encodes:
- a CDS encoding imm11 family protein; this translates as MKVWQLKSNLDQKFEDLQLVNFNSDFEVYISKLHEIRPVVNEWGEVQVYTVEEGEKNDFPKFWGDIHVPVFSEKALNVTHDLIKDKVEVLPLSHPEHKYFAIHVLNAVDAVDYENAIVKELASGLRVSFKKYSFLQEKLTGEHIFKVYLDDRVFSRVFVSDKFKERVTSSTLIGYEFIEVWDSEKTDS
- a CDS encoding AHH domain-containing protein; this translates as MSFKRLVVVTLTMILFLSGCSFSNAADCYDGSPIIDPPDPIRPPDPIKPPDPIKPPDPIKPPDPIKPPDPIKPPDPIKPPNPIKPPDPIKPPSLSNHQKTDFLTVQVFALPYTLTLQSSQSTEVECTSISGFSIFSLLAAAILAIISMVFIFTVPVIGWSMLVGMAVGGVAGWLSGGTATEIAIDAVYGGIAGVVGLGAFVGTARLLGRMAMTSTWMGRWFPWLGSGGAAGVGETATFDFLKEGKVNWKNALLAGLLGGLLGFGGGIITDHGHKLKSLIPQLENRVVVAADGPVGRFIYHYVDDAADGYRKTQGGGETSTRTRDGAKVTSADGYASRVSNRTTVRGEYPDSYWEKGRSKILRAELKSAGVEPPPYPNAAHHIVPWDDPRADQAQRILREYGIETESAVNGVFLPYKGSKYVGDEALHKGNHGKEYIEIVVERLKDVKDAGGTRKDIVNELNQIRKELLNGTLRLN
- a CDS encoding SMI1/KNR4 family protein; this translates as MEWVKRAQPLSDKEIIDLENQLGVRLPLDFVRWFKQYEDPKSNHVVIDIDVNDEQENLDDQYDVDEFYSLEDMVSETDSFFKEDEELKAKGVVVPFAFTTTLDQYCFFYPRGSKEPSGVFIRPRDYDISDIFKGNGIKEALYLSQTSQGFLDQLFIDDFWNE
- a CDS encoding HNH endonuclease, which produces MTLPADALVGRSKDQTRYATQLLKEKYPNWREEFGFTDSQITAIEKNLGSIGPRVKVDKYEQLTWHHDKETGKMILVPYVVNHTFKHTGGHTYWGKQRVRE
- a CDS encoding imm11 family protein; the encoded protein is MRVWLLQSQLDAGFEDLQLVNFDDDHDKYFDNINEPIPIADKWGNVEVYTLTEGYQSDFPHFWGSGDDVPVFSEKALYIVNDLIEDQVELLPLNHPKHKYFAIHVLNAVDAINYDNAIVRQLKSGLRVSFTKYSFFPEKLIDQHIFKVYLDESVFSRVFVSDKFKKRVTSSSLVGYDFVEVWDSERSGS
- a CDS encoding AHH domain-containing protein; this encodes MSFKHLVVVTLAMILFLSGCSFSNAADCYEPAPYEAPKPYQPPKPYQAPEKYQPPEKYQAPEPYQPPEKYQPPEKYQAPEKYQPPEKYQAPEKYQAPSSTLDGMMFASISTVSAQGTQTVESTEVDCTSISGLSIFSLLAAAILAIISMVFIFTVPVIGWSMLVGMAVGGVAGWLSGGSATEIAMDAVYGGIAGAVGLGAFAGTARLLGRMAITSTWMGRWFPWLGSGGAAGVGETATFDFLKEGKVNWKNALLAGLLGGLLGFGGGIITDHGHKLKSLLPQLENRVVVAADGPVGRFIYHHFDDAADGYRKTQGGEISTTTRDGAKVTSADGYASRVSNRIKVIGEYPDSYWEKGRSKILRDELKAAGVEPPPYPNAAHHIIPWNDPRAAPAQKVLREYGIETESAVNGVFLPYKTNRYVGDESLHVGNHGVSYMREVNRRLQGVKRRGGTREDIVEEINEIRKELLNGTLSLN
- the pyrE gene encoding orotate phosphoribosyltransferase — protein: MEQTWKVEEAIQRTGVLKEGHFLLSSGRHSGQYMQCAQLLQHPAEAEGAGQALARLFADLDVDVVVGPALGGVIIAHETARAAGVRCLFAERKEGKMTLRRGFSIQPGEKVLAIEDVVTTGGSVKEVVDLLESMGADIVGIGAIVDRSGGKAAFRHPFRALMNHTIQSYAPEECPLCDQGIPVIKPGSRETLKA